From the Sporomusaceae bacterium FL31 genome, the window GTCAATGGGCTGGCTGTTATGGCTGTTGGTGAATATATGTTTGGCAAACCATCGCGCATTACAGCAAACACCTATCTTGGCAAAAGCGGTGTCGTGAATATTGAACGCGAAACCAAAATGAGTGGCACTAGTCATACAAAGGGTGTGTTAATTCTTAGCGGGTATCTGGGACAGAAATATGCGCAGGAACGTCCGTTGACCTTAACTGCCAGTTTAACCTTTGAGCAGCTCTATGATGGGGTTGATGGAGACAGTGCATCCAGTACTGAACTCTATGCCATCTTATCCAGCATTGCCGATCTGCCTATTAAGCAATATATTGCTGTGACAGGTTCGGTCAATCAAAAAGGTGAGATCCAGCCAATTGGCGGAGCTACCCAAAAGATTGAAGGATTCTTCTCGGTATGTAAAGCCAAAGGACTGACTGGTGAGCAAGGGGTTATGATTCCACATCAAAATGTTGATGAATTAACATTAGATGGAGAAGTGGTTGAGGCTGTCCGGGCAGGTAAGTTCCATATCTACCCGGTAAAAACTGTTGATGAAGGGATTGAGATACTGACAGGCGTACCTGCTGGAACTTTGCAAAGTGATGGCAATTATCCTGAGGGCAGTGTTCATGATCTTGTGACTAAGAAACTCATGAGTTATACCAATACGTTGATAAAACTAGGAAAAAGCGCTGAGGGCGAATCCAAAGCTAAAGTGGATGCTTAGAAACTGAATCAGTGCAATAAACGGAATTCGGCAGTGGAATAACATCCACTGCCGTGATCCGTTTTTCCAGATGATAAAATAATCTGCAGCAGCAAGAGAAAGGTGCAATGTTTGTGACCCGAGAAATTCCAATCAAAAAAGGTGAGAATTATATTTTGGATATCGTAAGCCTTGGCCATAGTGGTGAAGGCGTTGGACGCTATCAGGACTTTACGGTATTTGTTCCTCATGCCTTGCCTGGAGAACAGGTTAAGGTCAATATTATTGAGGTGAAGAAAAGCTATGCCAAAGGGCGATTAATCGCTGTTATCAGTGCATCGGCGGAACGGAGTGAACCAGCTTGCTCACTTTATCAAAAATGTGGTGGGTGTCAATTGCAACATCTAAGCTATCCGGCTCAACTAGCTGCAAAAAGACAGCAAGTGGTGGATGCTGTGACTCGTATCGGAAAAATAACCGATGTTGATATTAAGCCTACCCTTGGTGCGGCTAATCCCTGGTATTATCGCAACAAAATGCAGTTTCCGGTCGGGCTGGTGAACAATGAGATTGCTATAGGCTGTTTTGAGCAAGGCACGCATCGCATTGTCCATACAGAAAATTGCTTGATCCAGCATAAAGCAAACAATATCATCGCCCAACAAGTACGTACTGTTTTAAGTCAGTTAGGGATAGTTCCTTATGACGAAAGAACAGGTCAAGGCGTGGTTCGTCATGTTTTGGGACGGGTAGGAACGGCCAGTGACGAAGTTATGGTGGTATTGGTGACTGCAACAAATGAGCTGCCGTATAAGGAGCAGGTCATTGCTCAACTGCAAGCAAAGATTCCAGGGCTTGCCAGTATTGTTCAAAATATCAATAACAAAAATACCAACATTATTATGGGGAATCGAACCATCACTTTATGGGGCAAAGATACCATTACAGACAGTTTAGGTCATTTTAGCTTTAATATATCGGCCAGATCGTTTTTTCAGGTCAATACCTCGCAGGCCAATGTCTTATATGATAAGGCAGTAGAGTATGCAGCGTTAACTGGTACGGAAACCGTTATAGACGCTTATTGTGGGACAGGTACAATCACTTTGTTCTTAGCGCAGAAAGCAAAGAAGGTCATTGGGATCGAAATCGTCGAACCGGCGATTAAGGATGCAAACGAGAACGCCAAACGCAATGGTGTTTCAAACGTTGAGTTTATTGTTGGTGACGCTATAGCTGTAATGCCTAACTTATACAAAAAAGGAATTCGCCCAAATGTCATCGTTGTTGATCCGCCACGGGCCGGCTGTGAGCGGACTGTTCTTGAGACTTTTGTCAATATGCAGCCAGATCGAATTGTCTATGTCTCTTGTAATCCGGCATCATTAGCCAGAGACTTAGCTATTTTAGCCGAATATGGCTATAAAGCCCGTGAAATTCAGCCTGTTGATATGTTTCCACAGACCTTTCATTGTGAGTGTGTGACATTGATAGAGCGGATTTAATAAATACCTATTCTATAGTTGTGAAATTATAGAATAGGTATTTTGTTTGCATCATTATCTTCTATATAGCCAAGTAAACACGGGATACCATGCAGGAATAATCTTACAGTTAGAGAATGGATTTACTAATATAAAAATCTATTAGTAAATTGTATTTCGTATAACGTAGCTGATAAAGGAGGATTAGTGTGCTAAAAAAAATGATTATCTCAATGATAATATTCCCATTGGTCTTGCTGTTTACAAGTACTTGTTGGGCTGAAGAGATCCCTTTTGGAAATATCACTGGACCAAATGACGTAATAGACAAATTCTTTATTGGAAGAACGTTAGACCCAATAGAAGGAGTTTGGGCTCAAGATCCAGAGAAGGTAATGGCGATTGTAAAATCAACTGTACTTTTCCCTGACCAACCACAAAGCCATAACTATTATATGATCAGAATTAAAGGGTCTGGTAAAAAGGGACTTGGTCCTTGGTTTGACCGAACCGAATATGATTTTTGTTTTAAAGAAGGCAAGGCAATATACAAATTATTGTCTCCTAATCTTTTAGAAAAGACTTACGACGTTAATTCTTGGCCTTTTAATGAAATTTTTGTGCGAGTATATCCTGGCAGGTAGTTTAGCTATATCACGAATATCTTGTTAATCACACTAGATACTGTGATTCTATTTTTAATTAACGATAAGGCTATAAGCGTACTATCAGGGAATATATCGGCGTGTTGGCTGTATTCATATCGTTCTAAGTATTCTTCGACTTAAAATTGTAAAGCTGGCTTGTGAGAGCGATATGACGAATCAACGAATTTGAGGATTATTGGTTACATGTTTTTATATCACTTCTACACATGTAGAGTGTGTGGCGTTGATAGAGAAGTTTAAGTCTTGATTTTATGGAAAAAGGCAATTATCGAGATATATCAAAGGTTTGTGAGTAGATCATTTAGTTTGAAAAGCGCAAGGGGTATTAATACCCTTTGCGCTTTCTTGGCTTAAATGTGTGTTTGAACTTTTTTCTTTAAACCAGACAATTCTACGGAGAGTTTATTGTATAGCAGGTGTAATCCTTGTACAATTTATTACATAGAGGTGCGAATAATACAAAACTCTAAGTTCGAGATATCACTCAAAAAACACCGTTTATTCTATTAATTTTTTAAAAGGGAGGATGAAATCAGATGAAATTTATAGTATTTAACGGAAGCCCTGCCGGGGCGAATAGCAATACAAATGTAATTGCAGAAGCGTTCTTAAATGGTGCAAAAAGAGCTGATGCTGACACAGAAAATGTGTTTTTAATTGATAAGACTATTGAACATTGCAAAGGATGCTTTTCCTGCTGGTTTAAAACACCAGGAAAATGCGTGATGCAGGATGATATGACAGATCTTCTGGACAAATATAATGCTGCTGATGTGGTGTGCTTTGCTTCTCCTGTTTACACATGGAATGTAACAGCTGCGCTCAAGAACTTTGTCGACAGGCTTGTGCCGCTGAAAAGTCCTTTAATTGTGAATTCAGACGAAACCTTTGATCTTGCGTACTCACAACCTAAAACGCAGCAATTTGTAGTGATTTCAAACTGTGGCTTTCCGGGTAATAAGAATTTTGAAACCATGAAAGTAGTGTTTGCTTCCTGCAATCCTGTTCTTGAGATTTATCGTAACTGTGGCAAACTGCTAAAGAGCAAGGACGAAAAAATTAAAGCAACCGTAAATAAGTATTTGCAAGTCGTCGAGCAAGCGGGATATGAAATGGCAACGCAAAATGCTGTATCGGAAGAAACAAAATCTAAACTTGAAATGCAACTCATGTCAATACCTGATTATGTGAAATACATCGGGATGTAGATAAGATCTCGGACAGAGATATGCCAATGTCTATTCTATAGTCAAAATGAAAATAAAAGGGGAAGGAGAATGCTCTTTGAACAGAATTAACATTATCTGCTTGGGCGTAAAGGATATGGTCCAGTCTATCCGCTTTTACCGTGATGGGCTTGGCTTTGCCACCGATGAAAAGGAAGATAATCCGAAGGTTGTTTTCTTTAACACTACCGGCACGAAATTTGAATTGTATCCCTTAGCTCTTTTAGCGGAGGATATTAATGAAAAGAACCCACCGCAGATTGCTTCTGGCTTCGCTGGTATCACTCTGGCCTACAATGTGAGGAGTGAAGTCGAGGTGCATGAAGTTATGGACTTTGCGCAAAAAGCGGGCGCAGTGATCGCCAAAGAGCCACAGAAGGTGTTCTGGGGCGGCTACAGCGGATACTTCACCGACCCTAACGGCTACTACTGGGAGGTTGCCTATAATCCGCACTGGTCATTCGACGAAAATGACATGCTTGTATTGTGAATAGATTGTCGGACAAGAATACGATTCAAGAGTAAATATTAAAGCGTGACTTATAGAAAGAAAATGATGTTCGCCTAGACACTTGTTTAGGCGAATTTTTATTTCCTCTTTAAGTAGATCGTAAGGAACATGATCTGAGACATAATCATATTCTATAGTAAACATCATATGTAAATCCTGGTCCTGTTGGAGTGCTTGCGTGACATATAGAATTGAGGAGGAGCAAGCGGTATGCCTGGGATATCGGCTGAACGTGCGCTAAAAAAACTGATCAATGGCAATGAAAGATACGTAAATGGAGAATATCTGGAAATAGCAGAAGAATTGGCAAAAGAACTAGAAGAAGGGCAGTTTCCTTTTGCGGCGATTGTTGGATGCTCAGACTCTCGGGTACCTCCAGAGATAATTTTTGACCAGGGGATTGGTGACTTATTTGTCGTAAGAACAGCCGGCGAAGTCGTAGATGATATTGCTCTTGGGAGTATTGAGTATGCCATTAAGTATCTCGATGTAAAATTGATAGTGGTTTTGGGGCATTTGGACTGTGGCGCGGTCAAAGCGGCAGTTGAAGGCGGCTATCAACCCGGTTATATCGCAGCAGTAACCGAAGCTATAAAGCCTGCGGTTGCGAAAGCAAAAACTGAAAAAGGAAATTTGTTTTTTAATTCGATAAAAGCAAATGTTGAATTGAATGTGGCGAGATTGAAAACGTCTCATATTTTGCGGGAAGCTATGTTAAACAATTTTGTTAAGATTATTGGTGCCATATATGATATACATGATGGTCATGTCGTATTCGGAGTAAGTACATGGTACGGTGAAGTTCTTTATTATTAAAGTAAGTTCAATCACAAAAGGGGCTGTTTATAAAGTTGTGACTTGCCTCTGTTCAGCTAGGATATCCCGGAATTGTAACATCGGTTAATCATCACTGTATCATGGCTTACTTGTTCAGAAAGACCAGAAAAAATAATTTAAGAATAAGAAACGGTCATCCTGCTCATATGAGCGGATGACCGTTAGCTTTTAATGATCGAAATTTATTTAAGCCTTATCTTGTTGTAGAGCGGCAGTAAGTTCACGTACACTATCAAAGATATAATCAGGATGAATTTCTGAATGGCTTAAATCTGTTTGTTTACTTTCACCGCTTAGAACCAATATACCACATATATCAGCGTTTTCAGCTAACTTGATGTCGGTGTATAGTCGATCGCCTACCATGGCAGTCTCATCACGCTTGCAGTTGAGTTTTGCAACAAGTACATCGATAATTTCCTGATAGGGTTTCCCGATGATTTTTGCTTTTTTACCTGTGGAAGCATAGATTAATTCCAGCATAGCACCTACATCAGGAATATAGCCTGAACGTTCATCGGTTGGACAATTGATGTCCGGATGTGTTGCAACAAGCGGAACACCTTCACGGATAAGGTGGCACGCTTCCGTTAATTTAGCATAAGTTAAGGTCTGATCAAAGCCTAAGACCACAAAGTCAGGTGTTGAAGTGGTTAACGTGAAGCCATGCGAAATAAATTCTTGTTCTAAATCTGGTGTCCCTAATAAAAAGATACGCGCATTAGGTTTAAGTGTTTTTAGGTATAAAGCAGTAGCTTCACCAGAGGTTAAGATTTGATCAATATCAACATCTAGACCAAGTGATTGGAGTTTCTTTACATAGTTCTGTTTGTTCTTGGACGAATTATTAGTCAGGAATACATATTTGCGTCCGCTTTCCATTAGGTAGTGCAAAAACTGTTCTGCGCCTGGTATTAGCTTTCGGCCTATAAAAATAGTTCCATCCATATCGAGGGCAAAGTACTTTAATTTTTGCAAACACATAGGATTGAGCTGCATAATGCCTCTCCTTAATAGTTAGTTGTATAAGCTAATCGTGAGCTTTTACATTCCAAACCATAGCGGCTAACAAGAAAGAAAGTACAGCAGAGCCTACCCAGAAATCAGAGGCAAGAGCGAAGTCATATATTTTTTTACCATTTACTATGGTTAAATGAGCATTAATTAGATAGCCGCTGACTACTTCTTGGAGAGCTGCACCGAAATAACTCAACAAACCGATCATTCCCATCGCTGCACCGGTAGCGCGCTTCGGGCAAATATCAACAGCCATAAGTCCACCCAGATAACATACTAGTGCTCCCATCGTAAAGCCATACACACACATACTGAGCATATCAGTTGTAGGGTTAGCAGGCGCCCATAAGAACGCAGCGATGGCAGCAGCATATAGAACACCATAGATCAAAGCAGGCATATTGCGTTTGTGATTAAAAAATTTATCAGATACAAGGCCGCAAGTCAGAGCGCCGAAGATACCAGCAAACTGCATAACCCCTAATACTCCGCTCGCACCGATGGTAGAATAGCCTTTTGCTTCAGTTAAGTAGATGATACCCCAACTTTCAATAGCATAGCGGGCTATGTAACAACACAAACTCGATAAACCAAGAATCCATACAGCCGGACGTTTAACTACTGACCATTGTAAAGCTCCCACAGATTTGTCTTTTTCGACTACAGCTGCGTGGTCATTTTTAAAGTCTGCAACATTTGGCAATCCATAAGTTTCAGGACGGTCATGCATAAAGAAGTAAATCAGAATAGAGCCAACTAGACAAAAGATACCAGGAATGATAAAGCCCAATTTCCAGCTATATGCACTTACGATAGTGGCTGTAGCTACATAAGTAAAGGCTGCGCCAAGATTGTGACTGGTAAACCAAATTCCATAAAAAGTGCCGCGCTCTTTATTGCTAAACCATTGATTTAAAGAAACAATACAAGGACCAGCACCGAAGGACTGAAACCAGCCGTTAATTCCCCATAATACAACGAGTGGAACGAACTCATTACAAAAGCCCATGAGTACAGTTATAATAGACGATAAGAACAGTCCAAGAGCAAAGAATCGCTTGTTATTCATCCTGTCAGCTAGAAAGCTGTTAACAAACTTACCAAGTCCATAGGTGATAAAAAAGACCGACCCCATGATACCTAATTGCTGTGCGTTTAATATACCGGCGGCCATAAGCGGTTTTTTAATAACAGAAAAATTAAGACGTAAGACATAAAATAGGGCATAGCCGAAGGTAATTGAG encodes:
- a CDS encoding iron-sulfur protein, with the protein product MKFIVFNGSPAGANSNTNVIAEAFLNGAKRADADTENVFLIDKTIEHCKGCFSCWFKTPGKCVMQDDMTDLLDKYNAADVVCFASPVYTWNVTAALKNFVDRLVPLKSPLIVNSDETFDLAYSQPKTQQFVVISNCGFPGNKNFETMKVVFASCNPVLEIYRNCGKLLKSKDEKIKATVNKYLQVVEQAGYEMATQNAVSEETKSKLEMQLMSIPDYVKYIGM
- the glpT_3 gene encoding glycerol-3-phosphate transporter is translated as MKNDLNTEVKNEVPRGNGLLDLFWSVFATGQDKPPCSDDPGVITKTFNKFRWQVFSSITFGYALFYVLRLNFSVIKKPLMAAGILNAQQLGIMGSVFFITYGLGKFVNSFLADRMNNKRFFALGLFLSSIITVLMGFCNEFVPLVVLWGINGWFQSFGAGPCIVSLNQWFSNKERGTFYGIWFTSHNLGAAFTYVATATIVSAYSWKLGFIIPGIFCLVGSILIYFFMHDRPETYGLPNVADFKNDHAAVVEKDKSVGALQWSVVKRPAVWILGLSSLCCYIARYAIESWGIIYLTEAKGYSTIGASGVLGVMQFAGIFGALTCGLVSDKFFNHKRNMPALIYGVLYAAAIAAFLWAPANPTTDMLSMCVYGFTMGALVCYLGGLMAVDICPKRATGAAMGMIGLLSYFGAALQEVVSGYLINAHLTIVNGKKIYDFALASDFWVGSAVLSFLLAAMVWNVKAHD
- a CDS encoding glyoxalase, which codes for MNRINIICLGVKDMVQSIRFYRDGLGFATDEKEDNPKVVFFNTTGTKFELYPLALLAEDINEKNPPQIASGFAGITLAYNVRSEVEVHEVMDFAQKAGAVIAKEPQKVFWGGYSGYFTDPNGYYWEVAYNPHWSFDENDMLVL
- a CDS encoding putative RNA methyltransferase, with the protein product MFVTREIPIKKGENYILDIVSLGHSGEGVGRYQDFTVFVPHALPGEQVKVNIIEVKKSYAKGRLIAVISASAERSEPACSLYQKCGGCQLQHLSYPAQLAAKRQQVVDAVTRIGKITDVDIKPTLGAANPWYYRNKMQFPVGLVNNEIAIGCFEQGTHRIVHTENCLIQHKANNIIAQQVRTVLSQLGIVPYDERTGQGVVRHVLGRVGTASDEVMVVLVTATNELPYKEQVIAQLQAKIPGLASIVQNINNKNTNIIMGNRTITLWGKDTITDSLGHFSFNISARSFFQVNTSQANVLYDKAVEYAALTGTETVIDAYCGTGTITLFLAQKAKKVIGIEIVEPAIKDANENAKRNGVSNVEFIVGDAIAVMPNLYKKGIRPNVIVVDPPRAGCERTVLETFVNMQPDRIVYVSCNPASLARDLAILAEYGYKAREIQPVDMFPQTFHCECVTLIERI
- a CDS encoding carbonic anhydrase encodes the protein MPGISAERALKKLINGNERYVNGEYLEIAEELAKELEEGQFPFAAIVGCSDSRVPPEIIFDQGIGDLFVVRTAGEVVDDIALGSIEYAIKYLDVKLIVVLGHLDCGAVKAAVEGGYQPGYIAAVTEAIKPAVAKAKTEKGNLFFNSIKANVELNVARLKTSHILREAMLNNFVKIIGAIYDIHDGHVVFGVSTWYGEVLYY
- the nagD gene encoding acid sugar phosphatase; translated protein: MQLNPMCLQKLKYFALDMDGTIFIGRKLIPGAEQFLHYLMESGRKYVFLTNNSSKNKQNYVKKLQSLGLDVDIDQILTSGEATALYLKTLKPNARIFLLGTPDLEQEFISHGFTLTTSTPDFVVLGFDQTLTYAKLTEACHLIREGVPLVATHPDINCPTDERSGYIPDVGAMLELIYASTGKKAKIIGKPYQEIIDVLVAKLNCKRDETAMVGDRLYTDIKLAENADICGILVLSGESKQTDLSHSEIHPDYIFDSVRELTAALQQDKA